In a single window of the Bacillus clarus genome:
- the deoB gene encoding phosphopentomutase, with protein MNKYKRIFLVVMDSVGIGEAPDAEQFGDVGSDTIGHIAEHMNGLKMPNMVKLGLGNIREMKGISKVEKPLGYYTKMQEKSTGKDTMTGHWEIMGLYIDTPFQVFPEGFPKELLDELEEKTGRKIIGNKPASGTEILDELGQEQMETGSLIVYTSADSVLQIAAHEEVVPLEELYKICKIARELTLDEKYMVGRVIARPFVGEPGNFTRTPNRHDYALKPFGRTVMNELKDSDYDVIAIGKISDIYDGEGVTESLRTKSNMDGMDKLVDTLNMDFTGLSFLNLVDFDALFGHRRDPEGYGEALQEYDARLPEVFEKLKEDDLLLITADHGNDPIHHGTDHTREYVPLLAYSPSMKEGGQELPLRQTFADIGATVAENFGVTMPKYGTSFLNELKK; from the coding sequence ATGAATAAATATAAACGTATTTTCCTAGTCGTAATGGACTCTGTAGGAATCGGAGAAGCACCAGATGCTGAACAATTTGGTGATGTAGGTTCTGATACAATTGGTCATATTGCCGAACATATGAATGGATTAAAAATGCCAAATATGGTGAAATTAGGGCTTGGTAATATTCGCGAAATGAAAGGAATCTCAAAAGTAGAGAAACCGCTTGGATACTATACAAAAATGCAAGAGAAGTCTACAGGAAAAGACACAATGACAGGTCACTGGGAAATTATGGGTCTATATATTGATACGCCATTCCAAGTGTTTCCTGAAGGATTCCCAAAAGAATTACTTGACGAATTAGAAGAAAAAACAGGCCGTAAAATTATTGGTAATAAACCAGCTTCTGGAACAGAAATTCTAGATGAGTTAGGTCAAGAACAAATGGAGACAGGTTCTCTAATCGTATATACTTCTGCTGATAGCGTATTACAAATTGCAGCTCATGAAGAAGTGGTACCACTTGAAGAGTTGTATAAAATTTGTAAAATTGCACGTGAATTAACATTAGATGAGAAGTATATGGTAGGGCGTGTAATTGCTCGTCCGTTCGTTGGGGAACCAGGAAACTTCACACGTACACCAAATCGTCATGACTATGCGTTAAAACCATTTGGTCGTACAGTAATGAATGAATTAAAAGATAGCGATTATGATGTGATTGCTATTGGTAAAATCTCTGATATTTACGATGGAGAAGGAGTAACAGAATCTCTTCGTACAAAGTCTAACATGGACGGAATGGACAAGCTTGTAGACACATTAAATATGGACTTTACAGGCCTTAGTTTCTTAAACTTAGTTGACTTTGATGCATTATTCGGACACCGTCGTGATCCAGAGGGATATGGTGAAGCATTGCAAGAATATGATGCACGTCTTCCAGAAGTATTCGAGAAACTAAAAGAAGATGACTTATTATTAATTACGGCAGACCACGGTAATGATCCAATTCACCATGGTACTGATCATACACGTGAATATGTACCATTATTAGCATATAGCCCAAGCATGAAAGAAGGCGGACAAGAGTTACCACTTCGCCAAACATTTGCTGATATTGGTGCAACTGTAGCGGAAAATTTCGGTGTAACAATGCCAAAATACGGAACAAGCTTCTTAAATGAGCTAAAGAAATAG
- a CDS encoding purine-nucleoside phosphorylase — protein sequence MNRELITKSASYLKDKFQETPQVGLILGSGLGVLADEIENAVTVPYSEIPEFPVSTVEGHAGQLVFGTLQGVTVVAMQGRFHFYEGYDMQKVTFPVRVMKELGVETVVVTNAAGGVNTSFEPGDLMLISDHINFMGTNPLIGPNDSEMGVRFPDMSTSYTKELREMAKQVAADLNIKVQEGVYVGMTGPVYETPAEIRMLRTLGGDAVGMSTVPEVIVARHAGMKVLGISCISNMAAGILDQPLHHDEVIETTERVKTNFLALVKAIVKQMKG from the coding sequence ATGAATCGTGAACTTATTACAAAATCAGCTTCATACTTAAAGGACAAATTTCAAGAAACACCACAAGTGGGACTTATCTTAGGATCCGGATTAGGGGTATTAGCAGATGAAATCGAAAACGCAGTAACAGTACCATACAGCGAAATTCCTGAATTCCCTGTATCGACTGTAGAAGGTCATGCTGGTCAGCTTGTATTCGGTACACTTCAAGGTGTTACTGTAGTAGCGATGCAAGGACGTTTCCATTTCTACGAAGGATACGACATGCAAAAAGTAACATTCCCAGTTCGTGTTATGAAAGAACTAGGTGTAGAAACAGTTGTTGTAACAAACGCAGCTGGTGGTGTAAATACATCATTTGAACCAGGCGACCTTATGTTAATTTCAGATCATATTAACTTCATGGGAACGAACCCATTAATCGGACCAAATGATTCTGAAATGGGCGTACGTTTCCCTGATATGTCTACATCGTATACGAAAGAGCTTCGCGAAATGGCGAAACAAGTTGCAGCAGATTTAAATATTAAAGTACAAGAAGGTGTATACGTTGGAATGACAGGTCCTGTATACGAAACACCTGCTGAAATCCGTATGCTTCGTACACTTGGCGGAGATGCAGTCGGAATGTCAACAGTACCGGAAGTAATCGTAGCGCGTCATGCTGGTATGAAAGTACTTGGTATTTCTTGTATTTCAAATATGGCTGCTGGTATTTTAGATCAACCACTTCATCATGATGAAGTAATTGAAACGACAGAACGTGTTAAAACTAATTTCTTAGCATTAGTAAAAGCAATCGTAAAGCAAATGAAGGGGTGA
- a CDS encoding pyrimidine-nucleoside phosphorylase produces the protein MRMVDLIAKKRDGHALTTEEINFIVEGYTKGDIPDYQMSSLAMAIFFQDMNEQERADLTMAMVNSGDTIDLSAIEGVKVDKHSTGGVGDTTTLVLGPLVAALDVPVAKMSGRGLGHTGGTIDKLEAVPGFHVEIENDEFIRLVNENKIAVIGQSGNLTPADKKLYALRDVTATVNSIPLIASSIMSKKIAAGADAIVLDVKTGAGAFMKTDEDAKRLAEAMVRIGNNVGRKTMAVISDMSQPLGEAIGNALEVQEAIDTLQGKGPKDLEELCLTLGSQMVYLAGQASSLEDAREKLIEVMNNGKALEAFKTFLAAQGGDASVVDDPSKLPQAAFKIEVEAKEDGYVSEIVADEIGTAAMLLGAGRATKESEIDLAVGLMLRKKVGNSVKKGDSLVTIYANRENVEDVKAKIYENMKIAKDHVDAPTLVHGIVTK, from the coding sequence ATGAGAATGGTGGACCTAATTGCGAAGAAACGTGATGGACATGCATTAACGACAGAAGAAATTAACTTTATTGTTGAAGGATATACAAAAGGTGATATTCCAGATTATCAAATGAGTTCACTCGCAATGGCGATTTTCTTCCAAGATATGAATGAACAAGAACGTGCTGATTTAACGATGGCAATGGTAAATAGCGGCGATACAATTGACCTATCAGCAATTGAAGGGGTAAAAGTAGATAAGCATTCAACAGGTGGCGTTGGTGATACAACTACACTTGTGTTAGGTCCATTAGTAGCTGCTTTAGATGTACCAGTTGCTAAAATGTCAGGCCGTGGTTTAGGACATACAGGTGGTACAATCGATAAATTAGAGGCAGTACCAGGATTCCATGTGGAAATTGAAAATGACGAATTTATTCGTCTTGTAAATGAAAATAAAATTGCTGTTATCGGACAAAGTGGAAACTTAACACCTGCTGATAAAAAGTTATATGCACTTCGTGACGTAACGGCGACAGTAAACTCTATTCCGCTTATTGCGAGTTCTATTATGAGTAAAAAAATTGCTGCAGGCGCAGATGCAATTGTTCTTGATGTAAAAACAGGTGCAGGTGCATTTATGAAAACGGATGAAGATGCAAAGCGTTTAGCAGAAGCGATGGTACGTATCGGTAATAATGTTGGTCGTAAAACGATGGCAGTTATTTCAGATATGAGTCAACCACTAGGTGAAGCAATTGGTAACGCACTTGAAGTACAAGAGGCGATTGATACATTACAAGGTAAGGGGCCGAAAGACTTAGAAGAGTTATGCTTAACGCTTGGCAGTCAAATGGTATACCTTGCTGGACAAGCTTCTTCTTTAGAAGATGCGCGTGAGAAATTAATTGAAGTAATGAATAACGGAAAAGCATTAGAAGCGTTTAAAACGTTTTTAGCGGCTCAAGGCGGAGATGCTTCTGTTGTTGATGATCCTTCTAAATTGCCACAAGCAGCATTTAAAATTGAAGTTGAAGCAAAAGAAGACGGTTACGTATCTGAAATTGTTGCGGATGAAATTGGCACAGCAGCAATGCTTTTAGGTGCAGGACGTGCAACGAAAGAATCTGAAATCGATTTAGCAGTTGGACTAATGCTTCGTAAAAAAGTAGGCAATAGCGTGAAAAAAGGTGACTCACTTGTTACAATTTACGCGAACCGCGAAAACGTAGAAGATGTAAAAGCGAAAATTTATGAGAACATGAAGATTGCTAAAGACCATGTGGACGCACCGACGTTAGTGCATGGTATTGTAACGAAGTAA
- the corA gene encoding magnesium/cobalt transporter CorA, with the protein MGEIMIRICAITKEDEVLYDVSLEEMQKENIVWYWLDLYKPTKEEYTYILQDHFRFHPLAIEDCVEYVQRPKVDFYDGYNFLVLHAFGEDGLEPHEIDLFVSDRYIVSFHFSHNNAIERVWKTLGEKKRIKKSPLHVAHTIIDQIVDDYFAPVYYIEDHLNAIDDNLTGETAGSVLEEVFDIRTDLSKLRRTIIPMRDLLYRILNSTRFYGISDHEIYFKDIHDHLLKLTEMIEASRELTADIRDSYFSLNSHHMNNIMKTLTVFSTIFMPLTFIAGVYGMNFAHMPELGGQYSYFICLMIMALIGGGMMAWFYKKGWFK; encoded by the coding sequence ATGGGTGAAATTATGATTAGAATTTGTGCAATAACGAAAGAAGATGAAGTGTTATATGATGTTTCCCTAGAAGAAATGCAGAAAGAAAACATCGTATGGTATTGGCTTGATTTATATAAGCCAACGAAAGAAGAGTATACATATATTTTACAAGACCATTTTCGATTCCATCCCCTTGCAATTGAAGATTGCGTAGAATATGTACAGAGGCCAAAGGTAGACTTCTATGATGGATATAATTTTTTAGTTCTCCATGCATTTGGAGAGGATGGATTAGAGCCACATGAAATCGATTTATTTGTTAGTGATCGATATATAGTCTCTTTCCATTTCTCTCATAATAATGCGATTGAAAGAGTATGGAAAACACTCGGTGAGAAGAAACGTATTAAGAAGAGTCCTTTACATGTAGCACATACGATTATTGATCAAATCGTGGATGATTATTTTGCACCTGTTTACTATATTGAAGATCATTTAAATGCAATCGACGATAATTTAACAGGTGAGACAGCAGGGAGTGTGCTAGAAGAAGTATTTGATATTCGTACGGATTTATCTAAGCTTCGACGTACCATTATTCCGATGCGCGATTTATTGTATCGTATTTTAAATTCCACTCGTTTTTATGGTATAAGCGATCATGAAATTTATTTTAAAGATATACATGATCATTTGCTCAAACTGACGGAGATGATTGAGGCAAGCCGAGAATTAACAGCAGATATTCGGGACAGCTATTTTTCACTGAACTCGCACCATATGAACAATATTATGAAAACATTAACTGTATTCTCGACTATTTTCATGCCATTAACATTCATTGCCGGAGTGTACGGAATGAACTTTGCTCATATGCCAGAGCTCGGCGGACAGTATAGTTATTTTATTTGTTTAATGATTATGGCGCTAATTGGCGGAGGCATGATGGCTTGGTTTTATAAAAAAGGATGGTTTAAGTAA